In the genome of Impatiens glandulifera unplaced genomic scaffold, dImpGla2.1, whole genome shotgun sequence, one region contains:
- the LOC124918104 gene encoding uncharacterized protein LOC124918104, whose protein sequence is MELPIRKGNLDEPCTYTEIQFRRRFRMRRKLFLRIVEAVTNYNHYFTQRRNNAGKLGLTPIHKCTVAMRMLAYGVAGDACDEYVIIGETTTLECTRQFTNGHKGTSTIILEAVASYDLWIWHAFYGMPGTLNNINVLDRSSISDDIESGEAPAVNFTVNGRQYNLAYYLADEIYPKWSIFVQSIQIPQGDKVQLFAKQQEV, encoded by the exons ATGGAACTGCCCATCAGAAAAGGCAATTTAGATGAGCCTTGCACTTATACTGAAATACAATTTAGACGTAGATTTCGTATGAGAAGGAAATTGTTTCTCCGAATTGTAGAAGCCGTAACAAATTACAACCATTACTTCACCCAAAGGCGGAATAATGCAGGAAAGCTTGGATTGACACCGATCCATAAGTGTACAGTTGCCATGCGCATGCTTGCATATGGAGTAGCCGGGGATGCCTGTGATGAATATGTGATAATTGGAGAAACCACTACACTTGAGTGCACTC GGCAGTTTACTAATGGACACAAGGGCACATCAACAATTATCCTCGAGGCAGTGGCATCTTATGATTTGTGGATATGGCATGCTTTTTATGGCATGCCCGGAACATTGAACAATATTAATGTATTAGACAGGTCATCAATTTCTGACGACATTGAGTCTGGTGAAGCTCCTGCTGTAAACTTCACTGTGAATGGTCGACAATACAATCTTGCCTACTATCTTGCTGATGAAATCTATCCTAAATGGtccatctttgtccaatcaATTCAAATTCCCCAAGGAGACAAAGTGCAGTTGTTTGCAAAACAACAAGAAGTATGA